A part of Aegilops tauschii subsp. strangulata cultivar AL8/78 chromosome 2, Aet v6.0, whole genome shotgun sequence genomic DNA contains:
- the LOC109737223 gene encoding wall-associated receptor kinase 17, with product MEKELLPFPLLPWLLLTCFSPFFVHSMELSTSACSSSNISIPYPFGVHGQSPSPAQGFEINCTSSGPRLPIGNNSISILNISLLGGYVTILASAASRSPQCRGNIASFSLEGTNFTFSDTRNKFTAVGCNMVAMLLNGTSGGYSGGCASFCSNNSIVDGACSGVACCQAPVPKGLKKLYSDFTNINITASLSKYTSACAEAFIVEQNSYAFATADLKILNNSNKSPPQYRHVVLEWSIDGGSCEEASRSASYACKENSYCYNSSNGIGYRCNCTNGFQGNPYLQGPGGCQDIDECFLGNPCTHSCINVKGGFNCTCPSGMSGNGRKDGSGCNGIGTLQISIVVGLALLLLLLVFSFWTHCLVKRRKLAKKRQRYFMQNGGVLLKQQMLSRKAPLRIFTSGELDKATNKFSDNNIVGRGGFGTVYKGILSDQTVVAVKRSQRVDQSQVEQFVNELVILSQVTHKNVVQLLGCCLEAEVPLLVYEFISNGALFHHLHNTSIPMSWEDRLRIAVETASALAYLHLAAKTPIVHRDVKSSNILLDTSFTAKVSDFGASRPLPPNQTHVTTLVQGTLGYMDPEYFQTSQLTEKSDVYSFGVVLIELLTREKPISDGQVDEVRSLAMHFSTLFHQNQLLKIVDSQVAEEAGMRHVKTVAQLALRCLRSRGEERPRMIEVAVELEALRRLMKQHSVLKSEEEEPLLPLLRDLSCHGEMNFDAQLSSNHDGIAKDESMEIILLPSGDLSC from the exons ATGGAGAAGGAGTTGCTTCCCTTTCCTCTCCTGCCATGGCTCCTCCTCACATGCTTCTCTCCATTCTTTGTTCATTCTATGGAATTGAGTACCTCTGCATGCTCAAGTTCCAACATCTCTATCCCTTATCCTTTTGGTGTCCATGGCCAAAGCCCCTCCCCAGCTCAAGGGTTCGAGATCAATTGTACTTCATCTGGTCCTAGGCTTCCCATAGGCAACAACTCAATTAGTATTCTCAACATCTCCCTGCTGGGTGGTTATGTGACCATCCTGGCTAGTGCCGCTTCCCGTTCCCCGCAGTGCAGAGGGAACATTGCTAGCTTCAGCCTTGAGGGGACAAACTTCACCTTCTCCGATACAAGGAACAAGTTCACCGCTGTCGGCTGTAATATGGTGGCCATGCTGTTGAATGGTACCAGTGGTGGTTACAGCGGTGGCTGCGCTTCTTTTTGCTCTAATAATAGCATCGTCGATGGTGCTTGCTCTGGTGTGGCTTGCTGCCAAGCACCGGTGCCAAAGGGGTTGAAGAAGCTGTATTCAGATTTCACAAACATAAACATAACTGCCAGTCTCAGCAAGTATACTTCAGCATGTGCTGAGGCGTTCATCGTGGAGCAGAACTCCTATGCTTTCGCTACTGCTGACCTGAAGATCCTGAACAACTCAAATAAAAGCCCTCCTCAATACCGGCATGTTGTTCTTGAGTGGTCCATAGATGGTGGCAGCTGTGAGGAGGCAAGCCGCTCTGCATCATATGCTTGCAAGGAGAATTCTTACTGCTATAACTCGTCTAATGGGATTGGATATCGCTGCAATTGTACCAACGGGTTTCAGGGGAACCCGTACCTGCAAGGGCCTGGTGGATGCCAAG ATATCGATGAGTGCTTCCTTGGAAATCCATGCACACATAGCTGCATCAACGTGAAGGGCGGTTTCAACTGTACTTGCCCATCAGGGATGAGTGGTAATGGCCGAAAGGATGGAAGTGGCTGCAATGGAATTGGCACGCTGCAGATTTCAATAG TTGTGGGACTAGCTCTGCTACTGCTTCTCCTTGTTTTCAGTTTCTGGACTCACTGTCTTGTTAAGAGGAGAAAGCTTGCGAAGAAAAGACAGAGATATTTTATGCAGAATGGTGGTGTGTTACTGAAGCAGCAGATGCTTTCACGGAAGGCACCATTGCGGATATTTACCTCAGGTGAGCTTGACAAGGCAACCAACAAATTCAGCGATAACAATATTGTTGGCAGAGGTGGATTCGGGACAGTCTACAAAGGTATATTATCGGATCAGACGGTTGTAGCAGTCAAAAGGTCGCAGCGGGTTGATCAGAGCCAAGTGGAGCAATTCGTGAATGAGCTGGTCATTCTTTCACAAGTGACCCACAAGAACGTGGTTCAGCTACTAGGCTGTTGTCTTGAGGCAGAAGTTCCCTTATTGGTGTATGAATTCATCTCCAATGGTGCCCTGTTTCATCATCTCCACAATACATCAATCCCAATGTCATGGGAGGACCGCCTAAGGATTGCAGTTGAAACCGCATCGGCACTTGCATACTTGCACTTGGCTGCAAAGACGCCAATCGTTCACAGAGACGTCAAGTCATCGAACATTCTTCTCGACACGAGCTTCACCGCAAAGGTGTCTGATTTCGGCGCGTCAAGGCCACTACCCCCCAATCAGACCCATGTGACGACCTTGGTGCAGGGCACACTAGGGTACATGGACCCTGAGTACTTCCAGACAAGCCAACTGACCGAGAAAAGTGACGTTTACAGCTTTGGCGTGGTACTTATTGAGCTTTTGACAAGGGAGAAACCAATATCAGACGGTCAGGTCGACGAGGTTAGAAGTCTAGCAATGCATTTTAGCACGTTGTTCCATCAGAACCAGTTGCTGAAGATTGTAGACTCTCAAGTGGCCGAGGAAGCTGGGATGAGACATGTCAAAACAGTCGCGCAGTTGGCTTTGCGATGCTTGAGGTCGAGAGGTGAAGAGAGGCCGAGGATGATTGAGGTTGCGGTTGAACTTGAAGCGCTGAGAAGGCTGATGAAACAACACTCTGTCCTGAAGAGTGAAGAAGAAGAGCCTCTGCTTCCTCTGCTTCGAGACTTGAGTTGCCACGGGGAGATGAATTTCGATGCGCAGTTGAGTTCGAACCATGATGGAATTGCCAAGGATGAAAGTATGGAGATCATTCTACTCCCATCCGGCGATCTCTCATGTTAG